The Syntrophobotulus glycolicus DSM 8271 DNA window AAGGGTATGCGCCGGATCGCCTTTGGTCAGATGACTCCATACAAACACCATCGCCGTGCAGGGTGCTACGCCCAGCAATACTGCGCCTGTTACGAAGTCCTGTGCCAAATCCGCTGGGATGAAGGCTTGAAAGATAACTTTGAAAAACAGGGTTGCTAACCCGAACATGAGGAAGGGCTTGATGAGCCAGCTGCTACCGCTGGAAATAAGGATGCCTGAAGGATTTTTCCTCACATTCTTGATAGACTGGAAATCAATCTTCATCATCATGGGGAAAATCATAATCCAAATGAGTACGGCAATCGGGAGGTTCTGCCCGGCGTATTGAAATCCTTCCAAGACATCTGGAATGCCGGGCAGGAATTTTCCGACAAGGATTCCAGCCGCCATGCACAGCAGCACCCACACGGTTAGATATTTTTCAAAAAAGCCAATACCTTTATTTTTTTCTTGGCTCATATCACATCACCGCCCTTTCCCTGACGTTCCGTTTCATCCTTGTGTGTCTTGGCTATAAAGTATGTTTCCAGATTTTCTGGAAGCCAATAGGCTTCACGCTCCGGCTCGCCCTGATTGGGGTTATACACTTCCCGTAGAATGGCATCCACGATCAATTCCTTCGGAGGGGATGTATATTCGACTCCGTTATATACCCATACACGGCAATCTACGGTATCACCGCAATGTTCTCCACAGTCCTCGCAGACTGATTCCCGCGATTCCACGGCAATATCGTTTCCGTTCACACGGATGGTCGGTGAGCTGACCAAATGATACTGTATCGCCAACTCTCTCGTTGTGATGTTCACTTCATTTACCTTGACTTCATATCCTGACGCATTCAGCACCACGGCTACGCCGGAAACTGCGTCGTCCAGAGCTTTTTCCGTATCCTGGCACCTGCCGCAAACGGTCGTGTCCAGATAAAGAAAATCAATGTTTATTGACTTTTTCGGCTCTGGCTGGCAGCAATTTTCAGAAGAACAACAACATTTACTCATTTTCGTTACACCCCTTACAACAATTTGTTTTATCTCTGCAAATACAATTTTCTTTATCGGATGTGATCGCCCAGAAAAACTGCTTTGTTTTGCCGATGGCATCATCATCCAAAGAATAATACGTCCATTTGCCTTCTGCCCGTGCCTTGACAAGTCCGCATTCGCAGAGGAGTTTCATGTGATGGGACAGCGTGGATTGGGACATTTCAAACTTCTCTAAAATCTCGCAGGCACAAAGTTCTCCACAGGAGAGCATATCCACAATCATGGCTCTTTTGGGATCGCCCAATGCTTTGAACACTTTTGTGTTCTCTAAGTAATAGTTCATACCAACACCTCAAATCTAAATACTTTGATATGTTATATTATATGTTTCAAATCGAAATTCGTCAATGTGAAGTCATGATTTTTTATAGAAAGTTTTTTCGCACATCAAGGATAGCTTTCAATCACTTTATCAATAGCAAAAGAGCCTCTGAGAGAGACTCTTATTCGTTTACTGCCATTTTTCTTTTGAGGTGGTGTGCTTTTTGATCATTTACCTCCACCATTTCGCTAATCATTTCAATCTGTTCCGGTATCAAATGTTTAAACTGCTTTCCGAGCTGCTCCACGCTGTCAGGTATCACGGGATGTTCCAGAAGATCTCCAAAATGTTACATAAAAACATAGTAAGATACACCTTGTTCTTTTTCTGTGATAATATCTTCTTAGAGTGAGAGATTCCGGTGGGTTCACCACGAACCGCACCTCGGTCCAGCAAAAAAACGGAGTACCCCCTTGGCGGGAACTCTGTCTTTTCGCTTTGCCGCATCCTGCTATTTTCTTAAAATAAGTCTGTTGCTGGTATTGCTCCCATTCTCCCGGAAGCGAGGCTCCTTTTCAATGAGTCCCGCCCTCACCAGATCATGTAAGGCACGCTTGACGGTGCTGCGGGAAAGCTGCAGATCGGAAGCAATGGTCTTTACCGCAGGCCAGCAGTCCTTTCCTTTTCCTGCCCGGTCACAAATATATATATAAACAGCCCTCGCCCGATGGGGAATCTCATCGGGCGAAGCGGTATAAATGTGGTTGAAGTAGCTCATGGGAACCTCCTTTACGTTTTGAGTACATTACGGCGGCGCATGGTGTTTTCAGATGGTTCTGCTACCGGGGTATGAAGGGTTCCTGTTCTGGACGGCGGCTCCAATATCTCCCCGGTTTCTTCGTCCACCATAAGGCAGGCCGTGTGCTTGCGGACGATATTTTCCTCCAGCATCTGCTTATCGGCATAGACCACTTTTCGATGAGCTTTTTCCTCCATGGTGTAAGCCTCTCCGAAACGGATGCCCCATTCAAGGAACAGCCGCAGCTTTGTCCTCATGGGATGGGTGCCGGTTTTCATCACGACAAAGCTGCCCTTTGGAATGGATTTCAATTCGTCCGGTGTCATGAGAGGGCGCTCCATCATCTGCAAGGATTGGCTGGGGTCATTCTTACCACGACTCACGCTGCCGCTCATGATCGTGCGGCTGCCCAATGCTTTACTCAGCACTTCGGCGGTCTGGCTGTTGGGGGCAAAGCCGCCAAAGATGGTGTCCTGGCAATTGTCCACGATTATTTCTGAACCCTCTTTGCCGTAATTCTTTTCGAGCTGGCCGAAGGACTGTATGATTGGTACCATAGAAAGCCGGCGAGAGCGTGAGGCGCTGAAAATTAATTCGAGCGATTCGATGGCTGGAAGCGTTCCGAGCTCATCGCAGTAAAACATTACTCGGTTTTTCAGCTTGCCTCCGTTTTCATCCGCAACCGCAAGGATTTCCCTGTAGAGCTGTTGGATCATAAGGCTGACCATAAAGTATTTGGTCAAATCTTCTTCTGGTAATACGATGAACAGAGCGGATTTTTCGTTACAGAATTTCTCCGCATCAATGGATGTTTCAAAACACAGAATCTGTTCCATTTCGGAGTCGAGAAAGGCATTCAAACGGGATAGCACAGTGGAAAGTACCGACGCCATAGCCTGCTCCGCGGAATTTAGGGCTGCTCCTGCAAACCAGCGGGCCTTGTGGTCGGATGGCAATTTATCCATTAATAGCTGAAACTGACTTTTCCCCTTTACCTTGCTGGGCACGAGTAAGTCCTGAACCAATTTGAACACGCTGATGATATGGCGGCAGTCCACCTTTTTCCCATCTACCTCAGTGGGGGGCAAATACTCGGCAATCAGCAGAATCACTGAGGACAGGAGTCCTTCTGCGGCATCATAAAAAAACTGATTCTGTCCGTAATTCTCGTTGCTGGCGTTGATGATGGTTTTGGAGATAATCTTGGCGTATTTTTCTGCTTTTGCCTTTGCCACAATGTTGTTTTCATCGGCAAGGTACTGATCCATGTAGGTGTTCACCAGATGGAGCATATTGTTGCCGTCCGAGCGGGTGGGGTTTCTTAGGTCGATGACCGCCACATGGTAGCCGTAGTGGTTGCGGGCGATAGTTCCATAGTTTCTATACAGGTCGCCCTTGGTGTCGGTGGTCAGGAAGCTCATGCCGGAGGCACAGGCATATTCCAGGTTGGGGTATAAAAAGTATGCAGTTTTCCCCACGCCAGAGGCACCGATCATGAGACAGTGGACATCGTCAGTATCCACCATTGCCGTAACTTTATTTTTTGCACCTACGCTTCCGAGAATGATTCCCTGCTCGGCGGCAGTAGGGAGGCATTGTCCTTGCCTCCACAGCTCCGGCTGAAAGGGGATGTGCTTATAGGTATTTTTGATTTCCTGTTTTGATGCGAACCGTGCCGTACCATGCTGGCCATCACCTACCGTGCGGGACTTGATTCCGTTTAGGGTATAATAGTGAGCCAAAAGGGAAAGACCGCCGATGACACAAAACATCACGGCGGCCGCTGCAATTAAAATATAGACCTGAGACGGCATAATAGTATCCTCCTTCTTCTGAATTCATTTAGAATGTCAGAAGCGGGGATGGAGTTATTGCCGGGATTACATAGACAGTTTCATTTCCTGGGTCTGCTCCATCTTTTGCCGGTATTTCTCCAGCAGGATCGCTCCTTTGAGGCCGTGGGAGGCAATGCGTTCATAGCACTCTGCCAGCTTTTCCTTTTCACCGGCGGTCACCACACGCTCAAAGCCCTGC harbors:
- a CDS encoding DUF2703 domain-containing protein, which gives rise to MSKCCCSSENCCQPEPKKSINIDFLYLDTTVCGRCQDTEKALDDAVSGVAVVLNASGYEVKVNEVNITTRELAIQYHLVSSPTIRVNGNDIAVESRESVCEDCGEHCGDTVDCRVWVYNGVEYTSPPKELIVDAILREVYNPNQGEPEREAYWLPENLETYFIAKTHKDETERQGKGGDVI
- a CDS encoding ArsR/SmtB family transcription factor — protein: MNYYLENTKVFKALGDPKRAMIVDMLSCGELCACEILEKFEMSQSTLSHHMKLLCECGLVKARAEGKWTYYSLDDDAIGKTKQFFWAITSDKENCICRDKTNCCKGCNENE
- a CDS encoding helix-turn-helix domain-containing protein → MSYFNHIYTASPDEIPHRARAVYIYICDRAGKGKDCWPAVKTIASDLQLSRSTVKRALHDLVRAGLIEKEPRFRENGSNTSNRLILRK
- a CDS encoding VirD4-like conjugal transfer protein, CD1115 family yields the protein MPSQVYILIAAAAVMFCVIGGLSLLAHYYTLNGIKSRTVGDGQHGTARFASKQEIKNTYKHIPFQPELWRQGQCLPTAAEQGIILGSVGAKNKVTAMVDTDDVHCLMIGASGVGKTAYFLYPNLEYACASGMSFLTTDTKGDLYRNYGTIARNHYGYHVAVIDLRNPTRSDGNNMLHLVNTYMDQYLADENNIVAKAKAEKYAKIISKTIINASNENYGQNQFFYDAAEGLLSSVILLIAEYLPPTEVDGKKVDCRHIISVFKLVQDLLVPSKVKGKSQFQLLMDKLPSDHKARWFAGAALNSAEQAMASVLSTVLSRLNAFLDSEMEQILCFETSIDAEKFCNEKSALFIVLPEEDLTKYFMVSLMIQQLYREILAVADENGGKLKNRVMFYCDELGTLPAIESLELIFSASRSRRLSMVPIIQSFGQLEKNYGKEGSEIIVDNCQDTIFGGFAPNSQTAEVLSKALGSRTIMSGSVSRGKNDPSQSLQMMERPLMTPDELKSIPKGSFVVMKTGTHPMRTKLRLFLEWGIRFGEAYTMEEKAHRKVVYADKQMLEENIVRKHTACLMVDEETGEILEPPSRTGTLHTPVAEPSENTMRRRNVLKT